One stretch of Nitrospirota bacterium DNA includes these proteins:
- a CDS encoding sulfite exporter TauE/SafE family protein, giving the protein MLGSILVYLIPGALSGFLAGLFGIGGGIIVVPSLLFIFSINHIPESHILHLALGTSMGSILFTSVSSFRAHHLRGSVNWSVFRSIVPGVLFGTGTGTIIAGYLNTSLLKLFFFLFLVYTATQILFHSSTRTFWKLPGKAGMFLAGVVIGGISSLVGIGGGTLSVPLMLRSNVKIHEAIGTSAAIGFPIAVSGTLGYILNGFWVKDLPPYSCGYLYVPALIGIVLTSMMTAPIGVKCSHQLPVDRLKRYFAILLYFIAGRMILT; this is encoded by the coding sequence ATGCTTGGGTCTATCCTGGTCTATCTTATTCCCGGAGCTTTATCGGGTTTCTTGGCCGGTCTGTTTGGCATAGGCGGCGGAATTATTGTTGTCCCTTCTCTCCTGTTTATCTTTTCGATCAATCACATTCCAGAATCCCATATTCTTCATCTCGCATTGGGAACGTCAATGGGCTCCATTTTATTTACATCGGTATCCAGTTTCAGGGCGCATCATCTCCGAGGCTCGGTTAACTGGAGCGTTTTTCGCTCAATCGTTCCCGGCGTACTGTTCGGAACTGGAACGGGAACGATCATTGCTGGCTACTTAAACACCTCTCTCCTAAAGTTATTCTTTTTTTTATTTTTGGTTTATACGGCTACACAAATATTATTCCACTCTTCCACAAGAACCTTTTGGAAATTGCCTGGAAAGGCAGGTATGTTTTTAGCCGGAGTCGTGATCGGAGGAATTTCAAGTTTGGTCGGAATTGGAGGCGGAACTTTGTCAGTCCCATTGATGCTGAGATCTAACGTCAAGATTCATGAAGCAATCGGGACTTCGGCAGCGATCGGTTTTCCGATCGCCGTTTCAGGGACATTGGGTTATATTCTTAACGGTTTTTGGGTAAAAGATCTTCCCCCCTATAGCTGCGGATATCTATATGTTCCTGCGTTGATAGGGATTGTTTTGACAAGTATGATGACCGCTCCCATTGGGGTGAAGTGTTCTCACCAGCTCCCTGTGGATCGCTTAAAACGTTATTTTGCGATCTTGCTCTATTTTATAGCCGGAAGAATGATATTGACGTGA
- the pyrE gene encoding orotate phosphoribosyltransferase, giving the protein MSLERKLDKKEKLSLRNQLLKLLKESFIYNDHPVFTLSSGRKSRFYIDSKKVTLDPSGGFLVGQLILDAIHDIEVDAIGGMTLGADPLAISASVLSYGEGSPLPAFIVRKDPKGYGESPFIEGNLKKGSQVVIVDDVLTGGTSVEKTIQILKELDCKVIRVIALVDRKEGGKEKLEKLGYEVISLFTVEDLLKA; this is encoded by the coding sequence ATGAGTCTTGAACGAAAACTGGATAAGAAAGAAAAACTTTCTCTCCGGAATCAACTCTTAAAACTTTTGAAGGAATCCTTTATCTATAATGACCACCCTGTTTTTACCCTCTCTTCCGGCAGAAAAAGTCGTTTCTATATTGACAGCAAGAAGGTGACGCTCGATCCAAGCGGCGGATTTTTGGTAGGTCAGTTGATTTTGGATGCCATTCATGACATTGAAGTCGATGCGATTGGTGGAATGACTCTGGGAGCAGATCCACTTGCAATCTCGGCATCCGTATTAAGTTATGGCGAAGGATCGCCTCTACCCGCATTTATTGTCAGAAAAGATCCGAAAGGATACGGGGAATCTCCTTTTATTGAAGGAAATCTTAAGAAAGGGTCACAAGTTGTCATTGTGGATGATGTTTTAACGGGCGGAACTTCCGTTGAAAAGACAATTCAGATTTTGAAGGAATTGGATTGCAAAGTCATACGCGTCATCGCTCTGGTCGATCGCAAAGAAGGTGGTAAAGAAAAGCTCGAAAAACTGGGTTATGAAGTCATTTCTCTATTTACAGTAGAGGATCTTCTCAAAGCCTAG